The sequence CAAATCATGATTACAGCTGGTGGGCTGatgtcagagcctgcagagctgctgtgggggaagcaggggcggTGCTGGGTGTCTGTGGGCAGCTCTGACACCCAGAGCCCTCCCTGTAGCACAGCAGCTCTGTAAATAAATCCAACCACACATTGTAAAGAACAGCCCTGCTCAGTTTCACATCCTAGTTGCTTTTAAAAATGTCAGCCTGCTTAGAGCTGCTCTGTCCtacagccaggctgtgccctcaggggacagggactgcaggctgggcacccctgggctctGAGCCTCCACAGATCTGCTCAGATTAGGAGCAAAGAGATACCATGGAAGCCAGCTTGGACACTTCAAATCCagtattttcttctctttctcatcCTTCATAGCTAGCCCAGCTCTTTCCAGAGAAGTGTGACTGTaccagggcacaggctgcccagagaaactgtgtttgccccatccctggagtgtccaaggccaggctggatgggactctgagcaacctgggataggggaagttgtccctgcccatggctggggaatTGGaaatggatgatctttaaggtcccttccaacccagaccactcCTTGATTCTCTGCTGTTGATGCCATTCAAGCACACAGAAGTGAAACATGGTAAAATTAGGCTTTTCCTCACAATTCTTAATTTACCCTTCCTGTGAAGAGCTCACTGTGACGCTGTCAATCACATGGCCCTGTGCTGtttctgggtttgtttggtttcccCTCCCTTGAAGGGTTCTGATTCATTCAGCAAATGAAGTGGTGTGTGTCATGTAGTGCATGGGGCTGAGCTCCCACTAGAACAGTGACAGTAGAACTGCAGATAGTAACTGCCTAATGGGGACTGGTGAGAGGTTACCAGAGCTCTACTCTAGGTGTAATCTAGCTGTACTTGGGTAGGAATTGATTCAAAGTGAGAGTCTAAAGCaaattggtttggtttggtttttgttgattgtttgttggttttttgtttgtttgtttgtttttggttgtttttttttttttgaggttgaTACCATGAGCTTTGATTTTTGTGTTTCTTCTCTGAGTCTGGAATGGGGAGCCTGTTGTGGTGGAGCCTCATGGAGGATCAGTTTCATGGTGTCCAAGCAGCACCAGCTGGATCATTCCAGACATTTTAAAtgtgtttggagctgctgctccagaatGGAGCCAGACACCACCAGGCAGAGCGTGGCTCCATCCCGCTGGAGTCACCCATAGCCATGAGATTGTGCAGCTTTCAGTGGGGGCTAATTCATGCTGGGAGGgaggcagctctccatcctcagctATCCTGAGGGCTGTTCTTGCACAGCCACAGTCTGGGGCTGGAAGTTTGAGTGCTTTGGGGTGAACCTGCTGCCCTCAGTGAAGGTGTGAAATTATGGAGCTGCTCCTGGACACCTGCAGAGGGGAACAGAGGAGAGGCTGGATGGCCAAGCAGCTCTGagaacagagctgcagccagaTCCTCAGAGAGGGGAATTCTCCTGACTTGCTAGCCCAGCTCTTTCCAGAGAAGTGTGACTGTACCAGGTAATCAGTCACCCACAGAACTGCTCTGAATTCTGCAGCTTGAAGGGCAGTGGGGCTGAGCACAACCACCTCAGTGGGGGAAGTATTTAGGACTGCTCTACAATGGTTAGGGAGTGGTggcacagcagtgctggtgtCTTGTGTTTGGAGATAAGCTGTAGGATCATGGAATGTCAGACCCTGCTGCTGAATTTCCTGTatggaggaaattgctttgtgtggATTTCAGGGTGTCACACTCTGAAGTCCCAGCAATTCTGGGTCATTAAATCTGCCTGTTTGCTTCCAGGAGCTCCCAACACCGCAGAATTGAGAATTTGTCGTGTGAACAAGAACTGTGGAAGCGTCAAAGGAGGAGATGAAATATTTCTGCTGTGTGACAAAGTCCAGAAAGGTAACCTGGACTAGgttttctctctccctttttccCAAATGGACACATTCCTGCTGGAGGGCTGAAACCCTTCAGCACACAccttggagtggtttgggtttggaGCTGGGTGGAACAGCTTCCAGgtttgtgggatctcagctccTCACTTTGCTCCCCCTTTTTTCTGCTGCAAGTTCTCAGTTTTCCAGCCTGACAAGCACCTTCTGTTTCTCCTGGCGTAGATGACATAGAAGTGAGGTTTGTGCTGGACAACTGGGAGGCCAAAGGCTCCTTCTCCCAGGCCGACGTGCACCGCCAGGTCGCCATCGTGTTCCGGACGCCGCCGTTCCTCAGGGACATCTCCGAGCCTGTCACCGTGAAGATGCAGCTGCGCAGGCCCTCGGACCAGGAAGTCAGCGAGCCCATGGATTTCAGATACCTGCCAGATGAAAAGGGTACGGTTCCAACAGTGGGATGAGCTTCTGAGCAGCCATGGTCAATGCAGGGCTCGTGGTGGTGGCTTAATTAATAGGAAATCCACAGTGCTGCTTCGGCAAAGTAGAGTTTGGGGTTTGAAAGTTAGAGCAGTCAGTTATTCCCTCTTCCAGTGAAGTCACCAGAATTACTGCTGGGTAACACTGGCATGGTTTGTTAGTGCTGCCATGCCTGCAATGTTTTCCTTTAAGTAATTCCTACTACAACTTGGTGCCACTAAGGGAGCTCCTTTAGGCCTTCCTTAAAGGGAAATGCAACACTTTCCCCTTCCACTCCTTTCTCTCCAGATCCATATGGCAACAAAGCAAAAAGGCAGAGATCAACGTTGGCTTGGCAGAAGCTCATACAGGACTGTGGTAAGGAAAATAtttgtctttttcttcttgtttgagTGAACTTACATTTAGCTGGAGCTGTTCCCTGTAAATGCTGCACACTCATGTTTTGTTCCATCACAGGATCCAACACGATGGAGAGGCCCAAGGTAGCCCCATTCCCTGTGGTCACTCCTGAGGGGAAGGCAATTAAGAAAGGTGGGTTTTTGCCTGCAGTCTGACAGTGCTTTAAGCAGATAGTGCCCTCTCTTTGCTTGAAATTCTAATCTCTTGAGGGTTTGCTCCTGTAAGACAGCGATGCTTCTGACTGTACAGACTTCAAGCTATCAGTTCTTTGTGTCACCCTCCGTATGGGCCATAGGGGGGTGAGGTAagctgtgaccatggtcacaggggtctgaggatgagggaagagatgaggatctgactccatgtctcagacggcttgattattttatgatacatattatattaaaactatactaaaagaatagaagaaaggatttcatcagaaggctagctaagaatagaatagcaaagaatgataacaaaggcttgtggcttggactctctgtctgagccagctgactgtgattggccattaattagaaacaaccacatgagaccaatcacagatgtacctgttgcatctcacagcagcagataatcaatgtttgcattttgttcctgaggcctctgagcttctcaggaggaaaaatcctaaggaaaggatgtTTGTGACAGTAAGCAGCTCTCTTGCTGCTGCCTACAACTCCAGGGTCCATCCTGGACAGCAGTGAAGCAAATAGACAGCGGGAACACCCGTGCAATCTTGCTGTCTTTCCTTTGCCTTTTACCGCTTgtgatttgaaggaaaaaaaccacaaaaaaccccaaatccctaaaAAGCGGCATTCTCTCCATAGAACCCAACGTGTTTCCCTCCTCGCTGACGATGTCCCCGGGGCTGGGAGCCCTGTCCAACCCGAGCCAGCTGTACGCGAGCTGCTCGCAGCCGCCGGCGGGGCCGAGCAAGCAGGACTTGCTGAACACCCCGTTCTGGGCGTTGAGCTCCCTCCAGCACGGCAGCAGCTTCAGCACCGAGCCGCAGGGCAGCGCCTCCCTGCCGGCCTTCCCCGACGGCAGCGCCCTGGCCTGGCCCGACGAGAAGGATTCGAGCTTCTTCCGGACCTTCGGCAGCGCCAACGGGCTGGGCACCGCGGGGCTGCCGGGCCCCGAGCTGCAGCAGGGCCTCCCCGGCGGCTCCGGGCTGCCCATGGACACGGAGGACATGGGCTGCGGCAGCCTGAGCCTGGAGCGCTTCAGCGCCGCCGTGCTGGGCAGCCAGCGGCAGCAGCCCCCGCTCCAGCTGCCcccggccgggcccggcgccgcctTCCCCTCAGCGCAGCCCGGCCTGGCCGAGCCCGCCTACGGCTTCATGGACGCGGAGGGGCTGGGCGAGCCCCGGCTGGGCCAGCAGGGCGGCCTGCCCGACGGGCACTTCTACGACACCGACGGTGTCCACGCCGAGGAGCTCTACCAGTCGTTCCCCTTCGATAACATCCTGCAGAGCTATCACCCGTAAGCCGGCGCTGCCTGCGGAAAGCTCCGCCggtgctgctgcctggagagGAGCCTTTCATGTCATTTACCCTTCTGGAGTCCCTGCTTTCTTCTCTTTCAGAATGTTGCCGTGCAAGTTTCAGGTTATAACTTAAAGGTTATTTATTGCAGCCCACAGTGGTGCCCCTAAAGAGGGAGGTGggagtggggtttggggtttctgTACCTAAAGTATCTTGTAGATGTGTTTTTAGAAGTGGGAACTGTTAACACTTAAAGCTTCCTTACCTTTGGGGACTGTAAAAGCTGGCATCTTCAGAAGGGTTAAAGTTTCAAGTACTTCACAGGGTTGAAGTTGTTTTGAAATAGCCATTTTTGCTatagaaattaaatttaaattttgatagtacagtaattaggaaaaaaaccctgcacGTGAGCACTCTAATTCAGTCCTGTCTAATGAATGGCACCTGAGTTCTGCTCAACTTACTTGAAAGATTTGGGTTTTTAATTCCCTTTCTATAAATATTCTTCTCCTAAAATGAGAATGTGTATTGATTTTCCACGCTGTCACCACACTCCGTTTGCTTTGAAGGCAAATTtactcataatttttttttaatgactatgTCATTGTTAGATATATTTAAAAAGACCGGAAGGTTTGAGTTTTTAAATAGTTGTAAAAGCTGTGTTGTAAAGGAAATCACTGCACAAGACAAGGAACAGAAAGTGAGGACTTGTCTGCACTCCAGCCAGACTGCACAGTCTCACAAGCCACGCCCCTGTAGCTTTAGGAATGAAGCTGATACTGCTCTGCAgcttatgtgtgtgtgtgtgtgtgtgtgcagctgcCATGTGAGTGAGATTTGGAAAGGCAGGAATTTCTGGAGCCAGAGTATCCACTTACTCACTCTTTCCTCAGGTATCCTGGCAGTTTCCTGCTATGCAAGTGACTGCTTCAAAAAGGCTCAGGTCCTGCCTCCCCAGCACCACCCCCTCCCAGGAGGGCAAAGCCAGaggctgccctgctgcagcctcacctctaTTAACAACTTTTAAAGCCATTTTAGTCTGTACTAATGAAAACCACTCCTCTGTCCTCTGTATCAGGGACCAGAAGTTCTTCCCACCCACTTGATTCCCAGTCTTCACTCTTAGCCTGAGCAGGAGCTGTTCCTGACACCTCCAGATGGAGGTACCTGGCTGGGTAAGACACTCTGGCCTTGGCAACTTTATTATGCTCTTATTTTTTTACAAGCAACACAGGGAAATGTCTGAGTATTTCTAAGGGACACAGCTGCTCTTTAGGGCAGGTAAGGTCCCCCTTGTCACCTTTTGGTGATATAAAATTGCACTATGagcacaacaacaaaaaaaagcaacaacTTGTCCTCGACCCAGCCCCCAAATCAAACAAGCCACTTGAGATGTAGAGTTGTACACAAGGAAAGGTGCTCCAGAACCCCTCTGTGGCTTTCAGGAAAGCAGGGATGCCTTCCCTGCAGGAATCCATTGCATTGGGAGcactccagtgctgctgctggagttCCATCAGTCAGGTGAGCATTGGAAACTGCTTCCCCTGACTCCAGGTGCACAACAAACTGAAAACTGTTTTAAAGCAGTGTTTCCTCACTTCTGCACCTCTCCTCCACTCCTAAGCAATAGAAAGGCCAAAGAAATACACAGACAGTTTGAATCATGTTGtttattgttcttttttttttgaagttcTCAGTTTTAAGTATATTAAATGTAAACATTTTGCTAACTTCAGAAAACCCTCTGCTCACTTTATAAAGCTCTTTGTAGTATAATTTGTTTTTACTGTATAATTAAATTTTTTCAAAGTTCTGGTTTCCTTTATAAACGAGTTGGTTTGGTAATTAAAAGAAACTGGTTATACAAAGTGCTCagcttctgcagctcctcagcttcgTGACGTCCCTCACCACGggcaggcagggaaagggacAAGGTAGGTTCTGGGCTGCTTATCC comes from Melospiza melodia melodia isolate bMelMel2 chromosome 3, bMelMel2.pri, whole genome shotgun sequence and encodes:
- the REL gene encoding proto-oncogene c-Rel — encoded protein: MAGGPEPYIEIFEQPRQRGMRFRYKCEGRSAGSIPGERSTENNKSFPSIQILNYFGKFKIRTTLVTKNEPYKPHPHDLVGKDCRDGYYEAEFGPDRRVLSFQNLGIQCVKKKDLKESISLRISKKINPFNVPEEQLHNIDEYDLNVVRLCFQAFLPDEHGNYSIALPPLISNPIYDNRAPNTAELRICRVNKNCGSVKGGDEIFLLCDKVQKDDIEVRFVLDNWEAKGSFSQADVHRQVAIVFRTPPFLRDISEPVTVKMQLRRPSDQEVSEPMDFRYLPDEKDPYGNKAKRQRSTLAWQKLIQDCGSNTMERPKVAPFPVVTPEGKAIKKEPNVFPSSLTMSPGLGALSNPSQLYASCSQPPAGPSKQDLLNTPFWALSSLQHGSSFSTEPQGSASLPAFPDGSALAWPDEKDSSFFRTFGSANGLGTAGLPGPELQQGLPGGSGLPMDTEDMGCGSLSLERFSAAVLGSQRQQPPLQLPPAGPGAAFPSAQPGLAEPAYGFMDAEGLGEPRLGQQGGLPDGHFYDTDGVHAEELYQSFPFDNILQSYHP